A section of the Nitrospirota bacterium genome encodes:
- a CDS encoding triose-phosphate isomerase translates to MRRPLIAANWKMNKTIKETRDFISAFLPLVKDVTNVDIALAPPFTSLLTAANLLQGTNIKLAGQNVFYEEKGAFTGEISPAMLRDTGCSHVIIGHSERRQYFSETDEVVNKKLRAARKNGLEIILCIGESLTEREENRTFEVLDKQLSGSLRDIPIEGITIAYEPVWAIGTGKTATSSQANEAHTFIRGHLGERYGEGAKNIRILYGGSVTPENIDSLMAESEVDGALVGGASLKTESFARIIKFQKS, encoded by the coding sequence ATGCGAAGACCCCTTATAGCAGCAAACTGGAAAATGAATAAGACAATAAAAGAAACGAGGGATTTTATAAGCGCCTTTCTCCCATTGGTCAAAGATGTTACAAATGTTGATATTGCGCTTGCGCCACCCTTTACTTCCCTGCTAACTGCAGCCAATCTGTTACAGGGAACCAATATAAAACTTGCAGGCCAGAATGTTTTCTATGAGGAAAAAGGTGCCTTTACAGGAGAGATTTCTCCTGCCATGCTCCGTGATACAGGATGCAGCCATGTGATTATCGGCCACTCTGAAAGGAGGCAATATTTCTCAGAAACCGATGAGGTTGTAAATAAAAAGCTCAGGGCAGCAAGAAAAAATGGCCTCGAGATTATCCTCTGTATCGGAGAGTCCCTTACAGAAAGGGAGGAAAATAGAACTTTTGAGGTTCTTGATAAACAACTCTCAGGTTCGCTAAGAGATATACCCATAGAAGGGATAACAATTGCCTATGAACCAGTATGGGCCATAGGTACAGGAAAGACTGCCACATCGTCTCAGGCCAATGAGGCTCACACCTTTATAAGGGGCCATCTGGGAGAGCGATATGGAGAAGGTGCTAAAAATATCAGGATTCTTTATGGTGGAAGTGTGACCCCTGAAAACATTGATTCCCTGATGGCAGAGTCAGAAGTAGACGGGGCACTTGTCGGTGGCGCAAGCCTTAAGACAGAGAGCTTTGCAAGAATAATAAAGTTTCAAAAATCATAG
- a CDS encoding UDP-glucose/GDP-mannose dehydrogenase family protein: MHIGVIGTGYVGLITGVCFAEFGVNVTCADKDEKKIKSLKKGIVPFYEPGLEETLQRNLKAGRIRFTTNIADAVDSSLAIFIAVGTPPRGDGSADLGYIEDVSKEIAKHMKSYKVIVTKSTVPVGTGEKIKALISRNLKEKVDFDVVSNPEFLREGSGIEDFMRPNRVVIGASSPQAIAILKDLYRPLYLIETPFITTTVKSAELIKYASNAFLATKISFINEIANLCEDVGADVHVVAKAMGLDHRIGPKFLHPGPGYGGSCFPKDTRALLQLAGENKTALEVVKAAIKANENQKHRAVEKIKNAMGVLKGKTIAVLGLSFKPNTNDIREAPSLYIIDNLLKEGAKTKAYDPVAMEDARELFPKIKYCRDSYDASKGADAIVIVTEWNQFRNLDIRKIKELMRGNFFFDLRNIYEPEKMRKLGFHYYSVGRT; this comes from the coding sequence ATGCATATAGGCGTTATAGGTACAGGTTATGTTGGACTTATTACAGGCGTCTGCTTTGCAGAATTCGGCGTTAATGTTACCTGTGCGGACAAAGACGAAAAAAAGATAAAAAGCCTGAAGAAAGGCATTGTGCCCTTTTATGAGCCAGGGCTTGAAGAAACGCTTCAGAGAAATCTCAAGGCAGGACGCATCCGCTTCACAACAAACATTGCTGATGCAGTGGATTCCTCCCTGGCAATCTTTATAGCAGTTGGTACTCCTCCAAGGGGAGATGGCTCGGCAGACCTTGGATACATAGAAGATGTTTCAAAAGAAATAGCAAAACACATGAAGAGCTACAAGGTGATTGTGACTAAAAGCACTGTGCCGGTTGGCACCGGAGAAAAAATAAAAGCGCTTATCTCCAGAAATCTTAAAGAAAAGGTAGATTTTGACGTTGTCTCAAACCCTGAGTTCTTAAGAGAAGGCTCAGGCATAGAGGACTTCATGAGGCCCAACAGAGTCGTTATAGGAGCCTCCAGTCCGCAGGCCATTGCTATCCTGAAAGACCTTTACAGGCCACTTTATTTAATCGAGACACCATTTATCACCACAACCGTAAAATCAGCAGAGCTTATAAAATATGCCTCCAATGCCTTTTTAGCAACAAAGATATCCTTTATCAACGAGATTGCAAACCTGTGCGAAGATGTCGGGGCCGATGTCCATGTGGTTGCGAAGGCAATGGGTCTTGACCACAGGATAGGCCCAAAATTTCTCCATCCAGGGCCTGGCTACGGCGGTTCATGTTTTCCAAAAGATACACGTGCCCTCCTGCAGTTAGCAGGGGAAAACAAAACTGCCCTTGAAGTAGTAAAGGCAGCCATAAAAGCCAATGAAAACCAGAAACATCGGGCAGTAGAAAAAATAAAAAATGCCATGGGCGTATTAAAGGGAAAAACAATCGCTGTACTGGGCCTTTCCTTTAAGCCAAATACCAATGATATCAGGGAGGCCCCGTCCCTTTACATTATTGACAACCTGCTTAAAGAGGGTGCAAAGACAAAAGCCTATGACCCAGTTGCAATGGAGGATGCCAGAGAGCTCTTCCCTAAAATAAAGTATTGCAGGGATTCTTATGATGCATCAAAAGGAGCTGACGCCATTGTAATAGTCACAGAGTGGAATCAGTTTAGAAACCTGGACATAAGAAAAATAAAAGAACTCATGCGAGGCAACTTCTTCTTTGATCTTAGAAATATCTATGAGCCTGAGAAGATGAGAAAACTCGGATTTCATTATTATTCTGTTGGAAGGACATAA
- the secG gene encoding preprotein translocase subunit SecG gives MFTLIVVIHLMVCVFLIFIVLLQSTKGAQIGAAFGGSSQTLFGSRGAATFLNKLTTVAAIVFMLTSLSLAVLSAKRGSIVLQKQPVQETPAKPFSESPSGPVQEKPAAPPQPAK, from the coding sequence ATGTTTACATTAATAGTTGTAATTCACCTGATGGTCTGTGTGTTTTTAATATTCATTGTACTGCTACAGAGCACCAAGGGAGCGCAGATTGGCGCTGCCTTTGGAGGTTCAAGCCAGACCCTTTTTGGAAGTCGGGGTGCGGCAACTTTTTTAAATAAACTCACCACAGTTGCAGCCATTGTCTTTATGTTGACTTCTTTAAGCCTTGCTGTTTTATCTGCCAAAAGAGGCTCTATCGTGCTGCAAAAACAGCCTGTTCAGGAAACTCCAGCAAAACCCTTTTCAGAATCTCCTTCAGGCCCTGTACAGGAAAAACCTGCGGCTCCTCCCCAGCCAGCAAAATAA
- the waaC gene encoding lipopolysaccharide heptosyltransferase I, giving the protein MKTSPPERILIIKPSSLGDIIHSLPFLKAIRDSFPEACIEWVVSKKLKGILEGHPLINNLIIFNKDEWGQFKDISKTVGEMFAVIKELRAKSFDLVIDLQGLLRSGIISFFASAPVKIGFEEAREGSRLFYNKRISVNGSLHAVDKYLEIAKAILKEHRIQNTEKVEFPLYIDRTAKESVKKLLSETSTYSGGRLKEKEYVVIVPSARWQTKRWPAEYFGALIAGLPIPSVITGGNADKEIAQKVVDSSKGNGIDLSGRTNLKELIALIAGAKAVVSNDSGPMHIAAALNIPVVALFGPTDPEKTGPYGWNRPGAYGLTVLRSSLNCSPCFKKTCKEPICMSAIPVKTVFEELRKYL; this is encoded by the coding sequence ATGAAGACCAGTCCTCCAGAGAGGATACTGATAATAAAGCCAAGTTCTCTCGGCGACATTATCCATTCTCTGCCTTTTCTGAAGGCCATAAGAGATTCCTTCCCTGAGGCCTGCATCGAGTGGGTGGTGAGCAAAAAACTCAAAGGAATCCTGGAAGGCCATCCCCTCATCAACAACCTCATTATCTTTAATAAAGATGAATGGGGACAATTTAAAGATATCTCAAAGACTGTAGGGGAAATGTTTGCAGTGATAAAGGAACTCAGGGCAAAGTCATTTGATTTAGTCATAGATTTGCAGGGCCTTTTACGCAGCGGCATTATAAGCTTTTTTGCCTCAGCGCCTGTAAAAATAGGTTTTGAAGAGGCCAGGGAGGGCAGCCGTCTTTTCTATAATAAAAGAATCTCTGTAAATGGAAGTCTTCACGCTGTGGATAAGTATCTGGAAATTGCAAAGGCCATACTGAAAGAACACAGAATACAGAATACAGAAAAGGTCGAGTTTCCCCTATACATAGATAGGACTGCAAAAGAAAGTGTAAAAAAACTCCTCTCGGAGACCTCGACTTATTCGGGGGGTAGACTTAAAGAAAAAGAGTATGTTGTAATCGTGCCATCTGCAAGATGGCAGACAAAGAGATGGCCTGCAGAATATTTTGGCGCCCTTATAGCAGGTCTCCCAATCCCATCTGTCATCACAGGCGGAAACGCGGATAAGGAGATTGCACAAAAAGTTGTGGATTCCTCTAAGGGCAACGGCATCGATCTGTCTGGCAGGACAAACCTGAAAGAGCTCATCGCCCTGATAGCAGGTGCAAAGGCTGTGGTCAGCAACGACTCAGGCCCTATGCACATCGCTGCAGCACTCAACATACCTGTTGTAGCGCTCTTTGGCCCTACAGACCCTGAAAAGACAGGGCCGTACGGATGGAATCGTCCCGGAGCTTATGGTCTAACAGTATTGCGGTCTTCTTTAAACTGCAGCCCCTGTTTTAAAAAAACATGCAAGGAACCAATATGCATGAGCGCCATACCTGTAAAAACAGTCTTTGAAGAATTGAGGAAATACCTGTGA
- a CDS encoding glycosyltransferase family 2 protein: MLSVAIITHNEEVNIKDALESVKWADEIVIVDSFSTDKTLGICRLYTDKIYSQEWAGYAEQKNKAVSLASHPWVLVLDADERVTKSLRDEILSIIRNTKDNENYPSPTPLPQGEGARGRVDGYYIPRKNFFLGRWIRHGGWWPDYALRLFRKEKGFFEDREVHESVKLNGETGYLNNPVEHYTYRDIEDYIKRMNTYSTLAARELFKKDRGAGIFDLTLRPLFTFFKMYLLRLGFLDGLYGLILAVLYSVYTFSKYIKLWEMQKTKGRY, from the coding sequence ATGCTCTCAGTAGCCATAATTACCCATAATGAAGAGGTCAATATAAAAGACGCCCTTGAAAGCGTAAAATGGGCTGATGAGATTGTCATAGTAGATTCTTTCAGCACTGATAAGACACTGGGTATCTGCAGGTTGTACACAGACAAAATCTATTCTCAGGAGTGGGCGGGTTATGCAGAACAGAAAAATAAGGCTGTCTCATTGGCAAGTCACCCATGGGTACTTGTGCTCGATGCAGATGAGCGGGTAACAAAGAGTTTAAGGGATGAAATTCTTAGCATAATTAGAAACACAAAAGACAATGAAAATTACCCCTCCCCCACCCCCCTCCCTCAAGGGGAGGGGGCAAGGGGGAGGGTGGATGGCTATTACATCCCGAGAAAAAATTTTTTCCTTGGCCGCTGGATCCGGCATGGCGGATGGTGGCCTGACTATGCACTGAGGCTTTTTAGAAAAGAAAAGGGATTTTTCGAAGACCGTGAGGTGCATGAGTCTGTAAAATTAAATGGCGAGACCGGCTATCTCAACAACCCGGTAGAACATTACACATACAGAGATATAGAGGACTACATTAAAAGAATGAACACTTACTCTACATTGGCTGCAAGAGAGCTTTTTAAAAAAGACAGGGGTGCAGGCATTTTTGACCTGACACTAAGGCCTCTTTTTACGTTTTTTAAGATGTATCTCCTTAGACTGGGGTTTTTAGATGGTCTATATGGCCTTATCCTTGCCGTGCTTTATTCTGTTTATACCTTCAGCAAGTATATTAAACTGTGGGAGATGCAAAAAACAAAGGGTAGATATTAG
- a CDS encoding lysophospholipid acyltransferase family protein, with amino-acid sequence MKTFLWLIEAFLFLALVLFLGILPKNLSIKIGEFLGSCLFYTWSSRKKIALKNIEIAKKGGLNIPSTPHDIVIRHFKNLGRSFAELSMLFCRRYPIARNIEFEGIENYDKAKAKGRGLIFITGHCGNWELLAFAQAWRGSPSSVVVRPLDNPYLNRFIEKLRMRFGNKVIYKRGALKEILMALKKGEDVGILMDQSVAENEAVITEFFGEKVYTTKMPALFSIKTGSSVIPAFINYTGDGKHRVWFGEEIAVKNTGNLEDDVLYNTEVFSKYIEEYIREHPSEWLWIHRRWKLSHGRKY; translated from the coding sequence ATGAAGACGTTTTTATGGCTCATCGAAGCCTTTTTGTTCCTTGCCCTCGTGCTGTTTTTAGGTATTCTTCCAAAAAATCTCTCCATTAAAATTGGCGAGTTTCTTGGTTCATGCCTTTTTTATACGTGGAGCAGCAGAAAAAAAATAGCCCTTAAAAATATTGAAATAGCAAAAAAGGGAGGGTTAAATATCCCTTCCACGCCACACGATATTGTCATAAGGCACTTTAAAAATCTGGGGCGCTCATTTGCAGAGCTTTCAATGCTTTTTTGCAGGAGATACCCCATAGCAAGGAATATAGAATTCGAGGGTATAGAAAATTATGATAAGGCAAAGGCAAAAGGTCGCGGGCTTATCTTTATTACAGGACATTGCGGGAACTGGGAGCTATTGGCTTTTGCACAGGCATGGAGGGGTTCCCCTTCATCTGTTGTTGTAAGGCCACTTGATAATCCATACCTGAACAGATTTATAGAGAAACTGCGGATGAGATTCGGGAATAAGGTAATTTACAAGAGGGGAGCCCTTAAAGAAATCTTAATGGCCCTCAAAAAGGGCGAGGATGTTGGAATCCTCATGGATCAGAGCGTTGCAGAAAACGAGGCTGTCATAACAGAGTTTTTTGGTGAAAAGGTCTATACCACAAAAATGCCGGCACTCTTTTCAATAAAGACAGGTTCATCAGTGATACCGGCGTTTATCAACTATACAGGGGATGGGAAACACAGGGTCTGGTTCGGCGAAGAAATCGCCGTAAAGAATACAGGCAATCTGGAGGACGATGTCCTTTATAACACAGAAGTCTTTTCAAAATACATAGAAGAATACATAAGGGAACACCCATCAGAATGGCTCTGGATTCACAGGCGGTGGAAATTAAGCCATGGCAGAAAATATTAA
- the waaF gene encoding lipopolysaccharide heptosyltransferase II translates to MAENIKNKKILIRGVNWIGDAVLTTPTIRALRKAFPQAHISLLVRPWVAPIFESNPHINEIILYEDRFNGITGKLKLAKILREKNFDTAILLQNAFDAAIIAWLSRIPERIGYERDGRGFLLTKAIPVTKEILKKHQVYYYLNLIEAMGIEAKVGATREAQLSYPEPSGQRPYIYLRDEEVQQARSLLAHYPSPIIGINPGATYGSAKRWMSERFAGLAQRIINELDGKVVIFGGQSEVKIADEIVNELITHYASRILMMAGKTDLRELITLINECDAFVTNDSGPMHIASALGVPIVAIFGSTDPYITGPLGDGHRVIKKNIQCSPCLKRECPEGSLKCMDAITVEDVFDAVQDILPKNKAVLLDRDGTLIEDANYLNDFSKLKIFHGAKQALARLKTAGFKLIGVTNQSGIARGIVSEEFVKESNSYIQKELDIDAFYYCPHHPDDSCTCRKPEPGLLQKARLEHGINLKNSYIIGDKLSDMLVAKRVGAKGIFVMTGTDVEVAQGKDVASYVADDLEGAVNWILRQEKQ, encoded by the coding sequence ATGGCAGAAAATATTAAGAATAAGAAAATTTTAATCCGCGGGGTCAACTGGATAGGAGACGCAGTCCTCACAACTCCGACCATAAGGGCGCTGAGAAAAGCCTTTCCTCAGGCTCACATAAGCCTCCTCGTAAGGCCATGGGTTGCCCCAATCTTTGAGTCAAACCCTCACATCAACGAGATTATTCTTTATGAAGACAGGTTTAATGGAATCACCGGGAAATTAAAACTCGCAAAGATATTGAGAGAAAAAAATTTTGATACAGCCATCCTGTTACAGAATGCATTTGATGCGGCCATTATTGCATGGCTTTCAAGAATTCCAGAGAGGATAGGATACGAAAGGGACGGAAGGGGATTTCTCCTTACAAAGGCAATACCTGTAACAAAAGAGATTCTAAAGAAACATCAGGTCTATTACTACCTGAATCTCATCGAGGCAATGGGCATCGAGGCAAAAGTCGGTGCGACCAGGGAAGCACAGCTCAGTTACCCCGAACCGTCGGGGCAACGACCTTACATATATCTTAGAGATGAAGAAGTCCAGCAGGCGAGGTCTCTTTTAGCCCATTACCCATCACCCATAATAGGCATCAATCCAGGCGCAACCTATGGCTCTGCAAAGAGATGGATGTCAGAAAGGTTTGCAGGGCTTGCACAGAGGATAATTAATGAACTCGATGGAAAAGTAGTGATATTTGGAGGCCAATCAGAGGTCAAAATTGCAGATGAAATTGTTAACGAACTCATCACGCATTACGCATCACGCATATTGATGATGGCTGGTAAAACAGATTTGAGGGAGCTTATCACATTAATTAATGAGTGCGATGCCTTTGTTACCAATGACTCAGGCCCAATGCACATAGCCTCTGCACTCGGTGTACCAATAGTGGCTATATTCGGCTCAACAGACCCGTACATCACAGGCCCCCTCGGTGATGGACACAGGGTCATAAAGAAAAATATACAATGCAGCCCGTGCCTGAAGAGAGAATGCCCGGAAGGGTCTCTTAAGTGTATGGATGCTATCACAGTCGAGGATGTCTTTGATGCAGTTCAGGATATCTTGCCAAAAAATAAAGCAGTACTCTTAGACAGGGATGGCACCCTTATAGAGGATGCAAATTATCTAAACGACTTCAGCAAATTAAAAATTTTTCACGGTGCAAAACAAGCCCTCGCAAGACTCAAAACAGCCGGCTTTAAACTCATAGGTGTAACCAATCAATCAGGCATCGCCAGGGGAATTGTCAGTGAAGAATTTGTTAAAGAGAGCAATAGTTATATTCAAAAAGAACTCGATATAGATGCGTTCTATTATTGTCCCCACCATCCTGATGATTCATGCACGTGCAGAAAACCAGAACCAGGGCTCCTCCAAAAAGCAAGGCTTGAACATGGAATAAACCTTAAAAATTCCTATATAATAGGAGATAAATTGTCAGACATGCTTGTTGCAAAAAGAGTCGGGGCAAAGGGCATCTTTGTAATGACAGGAACTGATGTAGAAGTAGCTCAAGGAAAAGATGTAGCTTCTTATGTGGCAGATGACCTGGAGGGAGCAGTAAATTGGATATTACGGCAGGAAAAACAATGA
- a CDS encoding DUF3108 domain-containing protein, with amino-acid sequence MKTVRGQGSGVRGQRSENRLLFPVFCILCSMLCILFLPINLKADPSIPERLTYSLYWIGVKAGTATMQVEDTAEGINITSRANSDEWVSVFYTVEDFARSAIRPDGYPKNYRIKIREGRHRRDKEVQFYTESHKALYNDYIKNEQIEFDLQKQAFDPLSGLYELRKRDLRVGRTEYIDNIFDSKKLWSVEVQVLRKEKIKTPAGEFDTIVVKPIIKSEGLFMSKGEILIWLTDDLKKVPVMMKTKIKLGSITATLTGGEF; translated from the coding sequence GTGAAAACAGTCAGGGGTCAGGGGTCAGGGGTCAGAGGTCAGAGGTCAGAGAACAGACTTCTGTTTCCTGTATTCTGTATTCTGTGCTCTATGCTCTGCATCCTATTTCTTCCTATCAATCTTAAGGCCGACCCATCAATACCCGAGAGATTAACCTATTCCCTTTACTGGATTGGCGTAAAAGCTGGCACTGCCACCATGCAGGTCGAAGATACTGCAGAAGGCATCAATATTACATCACGGGCCAATTCTGACGAATGGGTATCTGTCTTTTATACTGTTGAGGACTTTGCCCGGAGCGCCATCAGACCAGATGGATACCCTAAGAACTACAGGATAAAGATAAGAGAGGGCCGGCACAGGAGGGATAAAGAGGTTCAATTCTACACAGAATCTCACAAAGCCCTTTATAACGATTATATTAAGAATGAGCAGATTGAATTTGATTTGCAAAAACAGGCATTTGACCCACTTTCTGGCCTTTATGAGCTGAGGAAAAGAGACCTCAGGGTAGGCCGCACCGAATACATAGATAATATCTTTGACAGTAAAAAGCTCTGGAGTGTCGAGGTCCAGGTCTTAAGAAAAGAAAAAATAAAGACGCCAGCCGGCGAATTTGACACTATAGTTGTAAAACCTATCATTAAATCCGAAGGCCTTTTCATGAGCAAAGGTGAAATCCTTATCTGGCTAACAGATGATTTAAAGAAGGTCCCGGTTATGATGAAGACAAAGATTAAACTGGGAAGCATTACTGCAACACTCACAGGAGGGGAGTTTTAA